One window from the genome of Cyclobacterium amurskyense encodes:
- a CDS encoding sialate O-acetylesterase, translated as MSALFKKFVFLVFLLPFAINLQAQEAKDLDIYLAIGQSNMAGRAEILPDLKAPLEGVYLFTGKEWIPAVNPLNLYSSVRKVVSMQRLGPVYGFARKMQSESPERKIGLVVNAKGGSVIAEWMPGTLFFNEILSRARLAAESGEIKGIIWHQGEGDVKEADQYLGKIGHLITAFRDSLNLPELPFVVGQLSEDKPVRKPLNDFLVNLPQEMPNTGVALSYGTTAFDSTHFDSPSQILIGERYADQMIKLLDAKKQTDSFSFGVLSDIQYADVETVGKRNYRGTLETLKRTIPILNAYDLEFSVHLGDLIDRDFESFDAPLSILEDSEAPFQFVWGNHDFSVLDSLKQRVGEKINNQKGYHSFEIGNMVFMVVNGMDISVGGHPEGSKNHTQALEMMETLEKGGANNVKPWNGGVGQEQLAWMESIVQNAEKDGKHVVAFCHYPLLPENGLHLLNHKEVMDRIGGSPAMVAWLSGHHHAGNYFKDDNGMHHLTFLGMVEAETPALGAIVTVKKDKLIIHGIGNEEDRILNFR; from the coding sequence ATGTCTGCTCTTTTTAAGAAATTTGTATTTTTAGTATTTCTATTGCCATTTGCTATAAATCTCCAGGCCCAAGAAGCCAAAGACTTGGATATTTACCTAGCCATAGGGCAATCCAACATGGCTGGAAGAGCAGAAATTCTCCCCGATTTAAAAGCACCTTTAGAAGGTGTTTATCTTTTCACGGGGAAGGAATGGATACCCGCTGTCAATCCGCTCAACTTGTATTCAAGTGTAAGAAAAGTAGTAAGTATGCAGCGCCTCGGCCCTGTATATGGTTTTGCCCGAAAAATGCAAAGTGAAAGTCCAGAGAGAAAAATTGGACTTGTGGTCAATGCAAAGGGAGGAAGTGTTATCGCTGAGTGGATGCCCGGCACATTGTTTTTCAATGAGATCCTCTCTCGAGCAAGGCTTGCAGCCGAAAGTGGCGAGATAAAAGGAATTATCTGGCACCAAGGTGAAGGTGATGTAAAGGAAGCAGACCAATACCTAGGGAAAATAGGTCACTTGATTACCGCTTTTAGGGACAGTTTAAATTTACCTGAGTTGCCATTTGTTGTAGGGCAATTGTCTGAAGATAAACCTGTAAGGAAGCCGTTGAATGATTTTTTAGTTAACCTTCCTCAAGAAATGCCTAACACAGGCGTGGCTCTGTCCTATGGTACAACCGCTTTTGATAGTACCCATTTTGATAGCCCAAGTCAAATTTTAATTGGAGAGAGATATGCTGATCAAATGATAAAATTATTAGACGCCAAAAAACAAACGGATAGTTTTTCCTTCGGAGTGCTATCAGACATTCAGTATGCTGATGTAGAAACGGTCGGCAAACGCAATTATCGAGGTACCTTGGAAACTTTAAAACGCACCATACCTATCCTTAATGCTTATGATTTGGAATTCTCTGTGCATCTAGGAGATTTGATTGACCGTGATTTTGAGAGTTTTGATGCTCCTTTGTCGATTTTGGAGGATAGTGAAGCGCCATTCCAATTTGTCTGGGGGAACCATGATTTTTCTGTTCTGGATAGCCTCAAACAAAGGGTTGGAGAAAAAATAAATAACCAAAAAGGTTACCATTCTTTTGAAATCGGCAACATGGTATTTATGGTTGTCAATGGAATGGACATCAGTGTGGGAGGTCACCCTGAAGGGAGTAAAAATCACACACAAGCCCTAGAGATGATGGAAACATTGGAAAAGGGAGGAGCCAATAATGTAAAACCCTGGAATGGAGGGGTTGGCCAAGAACAGTTGGCTTGGATGGAGTCAATAGTACAAAATGCTGAAAAAGATGGAAAACACGTTGTTGCATTTTGTCATTATCCGTTGTTGCCTGAAAATGGCTTGCATTTACTTAACCATAAGGAAGTTATGGACCGCATAGGAGGGTCTCCAGCCATGGTGGCATGGTTGTCGGGACATCACCATGCAGGAAATTATTTCAAGGATGATAATGGTATGCATCATCTCACCTTTTTAGGTATGGTAGAAGCCGAAACGCCTGCTCTTGGCGCAATCGTCACAGTAAAAAAAGATAAATTAATTATTCACGGAATCGGCAATGAGGAAGACCGGATCCTGAATTTCAGGTAA
- a CDS encoding DUF6157 family protein yields the protein MKIHTTNYKNVFIEVAEDCPVDMGVIPPLKGDKKTIANMQFEILNKAPYQYTSDEVLFQVFANRNDLTQEEFAQAKSEFFSKGQPCFRASPLTKRYGFGIHCNEESKIAMYGMETLEYAKYLANKSIGKVKAMRSKRG from the coding sequence ATGAAAATTCATACGACCAATTACAAAAACGTTTTCATTGAGGTTGCAGAAGATTGCCCGGTGGACATGGGGGTAATTCCTCCCCTAAAAGGCGATAAGAAAACGATAGCCAACATGCAGTTTGAAATATTGAATAAAGCACCTTATCAATACACCTCTGATGAGGTTTTGTTTCAGGTTTTTGCCAATAGAAATGATTTAACCCAGGAAGAATTTGCCCAAGCGAAATCTGAATTTTTCTCCAAAGGTCAACCTTGTTTTCGGGCCTCTCCATTGACTAAGCGATATGGCTTTGGAATTCACTGTAATGAAGAGAGCAAAATAGCGATGTATGGTATGGAAACTTTAGAATATGCCAAGTACTTGGCCAACAAGTCTATCGGGAAAGTCAAAGCAATGCGATCAAAACGAGGCTGA
- a CDS encoding DNA gyrase/topoisomerase IV subunit A, which translates to MSEEKDLPMKGNEGLHNAVPVSGMYQDWFLDYASYVILERAVPAIEDGLKPVQRRIMHAMKEMDDGRFNKVANIIGQSMQYHPHGDASIGDAIVNLGQKELLIETQGNWGDVRTGDGAAAARYIEARLSKFALEVVFNPQTTEWQLSYDGRKKEPVTLPVKFPLLLAQGVEGIAVGLSTKILPHNFCELIEGSIQILKGKKTNILPDFNTGGYADFSEYNEGLRGGKVKVRAKIEEEDNRTLLIKEIPFGTTTNSLIDSIIKANDKGKIKIKKVVDNTAKDVEIMIQLAPGQSPNMTIDALYAFTDCEVSISPNACVIINDKPVFLKVNQILETNTLQTKDLLNRELEIKKGELLEKLLFSSLEKIFIENRIYRDIEECETWEAVIETIDQGLEPFKPDFYREITRDDIVRLTEIKIKRISKFDTFKADELMRKLNEELEEVNHHLENLTDYAIQYYKNLLSKYGKGRERKTEARTFDTIAASVVAANNAKLYVNRVDGFVGYGLKKDEFVCDCSDLDDIIIFRRDGVCMVTKIQDKGFVGKDIIHVAVFRKGDERMVYNLIYLDGASGRTMIKRFQVLSVTRDREYVLTKGTKGSKVLYFTANANGEAEIITVFLTAGAKARVKVFDFDFKDLEIKGRGAQGNILTKYPVRKIQLKMEGVSTLGGLDIYFDPSVGRLNTDERGDFVGNFLGEDKVLVFFKDGSYELTNFELTNRFDAENLLLIEKYDPESVVSSIYYDGIHKMHYVKRFVIETSTLNKKFNFISDHKQSKLIVVSTEKQPQVKVKFKLEDGVEEKVYDMDMLIDVKGWKSVGNRLSNHKVTGVELVESVKQPEKKKDATDQEKKESGDSGEEDDKEQLGLF; encoded by the coding sequence ATGAGTGAAGAAAAAGATTTACCAATGAAAGGAAACGAAGGGTTACACAATGCGGTCCCTGTTTCTGGAATGTATCAGGATTGGTTTTTGGATTATGCTTCTTATGTTATTTTGGAGCGTGCAGTACCTGCAATAGAGGATGGGCTTAAACCTGTTCAGCGTAGGATAATGCATGCGATGAAAGAAATGGATGATGGCCGTTTCAATAAAGTTGCCAATATCATTGGTCAATCCATGCAATACCACCCCCATGGCGATGCTTCTATTGGTGATGCTATTGTGAATTTGGGGCAAAAAGAACTGCTTATTGAAACCCAGGGTAACTGGGGTGATGTCAGAACAGGGGATGGGGCTGCGGCTGCCAGGTACATTGAGGCACGCTTGTCTAAGTTTGCCTTAGAGGTTGTGTTTAACCCTCAAACCACTGAATGGCAACTCTCCTACGATGGCAGGAAAAAGGAACCTGTAACACTCCCTGTTAAGTTCCCTTTGCTATTGGCGCAAGGAGTGGAGGGGATAGCTGTGGGCTTAAGCACCAAAATTTTACCTCACAATTTTTGCGAATTGATTGAAGGGTCCATTCAGATACTCAAAGGAAAAAAGACCAATATTCTTCCTGATTTTAATACAGGAGGCTATGCAGACTTTTCTGAGTACAATGAAGGCCTGAGAGGTGGGAAAGTAAAAGTTAGGGCTAAGATTGAAGAGGAGGACAACAGGACCCTCTTGATTAAGGAGATCCCATTTGGGACTACCACCAATTCCCTTATAGATTCCATCATCAAAGCAAATGATAAGGGCAAAATAAAGATTAAAAAGGTCGTTGACAACACAGCGAAGGATGTTGAAATTATGATTCAGCTCGCTCCAGGGCAATCACCCAACATGACCATCGATGCCCTTTATGCTTTTACAGACTGTGAAGTCAGCATCTCTCCCAATGCATGTGTGATCATAAACGACAAACCTGTCTTTCTGAAGGTCAACCAAATTCTGGAAACCAATACTTTACAGACCAAGGACTTATTGAACAGGGAACTGGAGATCAAGAAGGGTGAGCTTTTAGAAAAACTACTTTTCTCTTCTCTGGAAAAGATATTTATTGAAAACAGAATCTACCGAGACATTGAGGAGTGCGAAACCTGGGAGGCAGTTATTGAAACAATAGACCAGGGATTAGAACCTTTCAAACCGGATTTTTACAGAGAGATTACAAGAGATGACATTGTCCGCTTGACGGAAATAAAGATCAAACGTATTTCCAAGTTTGATACCTTTAAGGCGGATGAGTTGATGCGAAAGCTTAATGAGGAATTAGAGGAAGTCAACCATCACCTGGAAAACTTGACTGATTATGCCATTCAGTATTATAAGAATTTACTGAGTAAATATGGAAAAGGTCGGGAAAGAAAAACAGAAGCCAGAACTTTTGATACCATTGCTGCAAGTGTAGTAGCAGCCAACAATGCCAAATTATATGTCAATAGGGTTGATGGATTTGTTGGGTATGGATTGAAGAAAGATGAGTTTGTGTGCGATTGCTCTGACTTGGATGACATTATTATTTTCAGACGGGATGGAGTATGTATGGTCACCAAAATTCAGGACAAGGGTTTTGTAGGGAAGGACATTATACATGTCGCTGTCTTCCGAAAGGGAGATGAACGCATGGTTTACAACTTGATCTATTTGGATGGAGCCTCAGGGAGAACCATGATCAAACGCTTTCAGGTTTTGAGTGTCACCCGAGACAGAGAATATGTGCTCACCAAAGGGACCAAGGGATCTAAAGTACTGTACTTTACAGCCAATGCAAATGGAGAAGCAGAGATCATTACTGTCTTTTTGACGGCTGGAGCTAAAGCAAGGGTCAAGGTTTTTGATTTTGACTTTAAGGACCTAGAAATCAAAGGCCGGGGGGCACAAGGAAATATTCTTACCAAATACCCAGTACGAAAAATTCAGCTCAAAATGGAAGGGGTCTCTACTCTAGGAGGGCTGGATATTTATTTTGATCCTTCGGTAGGAAGGTTAAACACTGACGAAAGAGGAGATTTTGTAGGCAACTTCTTAGGTGAAGACAAGGTGTTGGTGTTTTTCAAGGATGGAAGTTATGAATTGACAAACTTTGAATTGACCAATAGGTTTGATGCCGAGAACCTCTTGCTAATAGAAAAATACGATCCGGAGAGTGTGGTTTCTTCTATTTACTACGATGGAATTCATAAAATGCATTATGTAAAGCGGTTCGTTATCGAAACTTCTACCTTAAATAAGAAATTCAATTTTATTTCTGACCATAAGCAATCGAAGCTAATTGTAGTGTCTACGGAAAAACAACCTCAGGTTAAGGTCAAATTTAAGCTTGAAGATGGTGTAGAGGAAAAGGTGTATGACATGGACATGCTTATCGATGTGAAAGGGTGGAAATCTGTAGGGAATCGCCTTAGCAATCATAAAGTAACAGGTGTGGAATTAGTAGAATCAGTAAAACAACCGGAAAAGAAAAAAGATGCCACAGATCAGGAGAAGAAGGAGTCAGGAGATTCGGGTGAAGAGGATGACAAAGAACAATTAGGATTGTTTTAA
- a CDS encoding DoxX family protein, translating to MKPFILLIAVTILAIGYMKLVYGVYNFSLSARIGLSAMLLFTALGHFLFTEGMAMMIPDFLPFKKELVYFTGLIEIMAAIGLHVPQFRLVTAWLLILFFVLIIPANIKASMEQIDYQNATFEGNGLEYLWFRIPLQILFIGWVYFSSIRI from the coding sequence ATGAAACCATTTATACTGTTAATCGCTGTTACAATCCTTGCCATAGGCTATATGAAGCTAGTATATGGTGTTTATAATTTCTCTCTATCTGCTAGAATTGGCCTTTCGGCCATGCTACTTTTTACTGCACTGGGCCATTTTTTGTTTACAGAGGGCATGGCAATGATGATTCCAGACTTCCTCCCCTTTAAAAAAGAGCTTGTTTACTTTACAGGCTTAATTGAAATCATGGCTGCCATTGGCTTACATGTGCCACAATTTAGGTTGGTAACTGCCTGGCTATTGATCCTGTTTTTCGTGTTGATTATACCAGCTAACATAAAAGCTTCTATGGAACAAATTGATTATCAAAACGCCACCTTTGAAGGAAATGGATTAGAATATTTATGGTTTCGAATTCCCCTGCAAATCTTATTTATAGGTTGGGTGTATTTTTCATCGATCAGAATTTAA
- a CDS encoding Crp/Fnr family transcriptional regulator — MNQIREYFNQLIGINDSDWALFSSKLKKGEFAKKTPLLKVGQTEKYLSFIEKGSARFYFPGEDKDLTFGFCFEGQFVSAYDSFLTQKPCGYQIETMTKTTLWRISQKDLEFIYANTSIGNTIGRKAAENLFLLKSERELSFLNETAEQRYRSLFNKRPKLILDIPLKYIASYIGVTPQALSRIRRRIS, encoded by the coding sequence ATGAATCAAATCAGGGAATATTTTAACCAATTAATTGGAATAAATGATAGTGATTGGGCCCTATTTTCTTCTAAACTAAAAAAGGGGGAATTTGCTAAAAAAACACCACTGTTAAAAGTGGGGCAAACTGAGAAGTACCTTTCCTTTATAGAAAAAGGCTCAGCCAGATTCTATTTCCCTGGTGAAGATAAGGATTTGACCTTTGGATTTTGTTTCGAAGGTCAATTTGTAAGTGCATATGATTCTTTTTTGACCCAAAAACCCTGCGGATACCAAATAGAAACCATGACCAAAACTACGCTTTGGAGAATTTCACAAAAAGACTTAGAATTCATTTATGCCAATACAAGTATAGGAAATACCATAGGTAGAAAAGCTGCTGAAAATCTTTTTTTGTTAAAATCAGAAAGAGAACTTTCCTTTTTGAATGAAACAGCTGAGCAAAGGTATAGGTCCCTATTCAACAAACGCCCTAAACTAATCCTAGATATTCCTCTTAAATACATTGCCTCATACATAGGGGTTACTCCTCAAGCGCTAAGTAGAATTAGGAGACGAATTTCTTAA
- a CDS encoding phenylalanine 4-monooxygenase, which produces MANQFDNYKRRNIFSKGIFSDPSLALLQQDFRTYTPEDYKVWETLFEKQAKNLPDSAAMEVIKGMEAIGFSSKSIANLKDASYRLNESTGWTIQVVPGLVSDELFFRLLQNKRFPVTSWLRKIDELDYLLEPDLFHDAFGHLPMLMDPTFSGFLQQLANSALRFIDNPLAIELISRVYWYTADFGLIREGNKLKAYGAGILSSSGELQYSLSKEPKHLDFDVEAVLNTPYWKNKFQDRYFIIDNFLELYMSIPLIEEKLEELLQKAE; this is translated from the coding sequence ATGGCAAATCAATTTGATAATTATAAAAGGAGGAATATTTTTTCCAAAGGGATTTTTTCCGACCCCAGTTTGGCTTTATTGCAGCAGGATTTTAGGACTTATACGCCAGAAGATTATAAAGTTTGGGAAACGCTCTTTGAAAAGCAGGCAAAGAATTTACCTGATTCAGCAGCTATGGAAGTGATAAAAGGCATGGAGGCCATAGGTTTTTCATCAAAAAGTATTGCCAATCTAAAGGATGCCTCTTACCGATTGAATGAATCCACAGGTTGGACAATACAGGTGGTTCCAGGGCTTGTAAGTGATGAATTGTTTTTTAGATTACTACAAAACAAGCGATTTCCAGTCACCTCTTGGCTTAGGAAAATCGATGAGCTGGATTACCTGCTTGAACCGGATTTATTTCATGATGCTTTTGGCCATTTGCCTATGCTGATGGACCCTACTTTCTCTGGGTTTTTGCAGCAATTGGCCAATTCAGCATTGCGGTTTATAGATAATCCCTTGGCTATAGAATTAATTTCAAGGGTCTATTGGTATACAGCTGATTTCGGTTTGATAAGGGAGGGCAATAAGCTTAAAGCTTATGGCGCAGGTATCCTTAGTTCTTCTGGTGAACTTCAATATAGCCTTTCCAAAGAACCCAAGCACCTTGATTTCGATGTGGAGGCAGTTTTGAATACCCCTTATTGGAAGAATAAATTTCAAGACAGGTATTTTATAATTGACAATTTCTTAGAGCTGTACATGTCAATTCCCTTGATTGAAGAAAAACTAGAAGAACTTTTGCAAAAAGCAGAGTAA
- a CDS encoding bifunctional 3-deoxy-7-phosphoheptulonate synthase/chorismate mutase: protein MIIQLISDISTQAKENLIQKVNSIGYKVTEVKTQAGNYLIGIGKVTYDIRKIGAMEGILDIHVVSDEYKLVSKKWKAKPTSVDLGDGIAIKDGDMAIISGPCSIESEEQIERVIAHLKENQVTMMRGGVFKPRSSPYAFRGLGMEGLKLWHQHAKAAGIKIVTEVMQVSQIEEMHDYVDVFQVGARNTQNFNLLDELGKIDKAVLIKRGISGTIEELLQSAEYVFSGGNEKLILCERGIRTYERASRNTLDLNAVPILKSKSHLPVVVDPSHGIGIRDFVPQMALAGVMAGADGIIYESHEYPDKAFSDGQQTLNFTQSSELIGYIRKIFEVRKTFDLH from the coding sequence ATGATCATACAGCTAATTTCTGATATTAGTACACAGGCCAAAGAAAATCTAATTCAAAAAGTCAATAGTATAGGTTATAAGGTTACCGAAGTTAAAACCCAGGCAGGGAATTACCTGATAGGTATAGGGAAAGTAACTTATGACATTAGGAAAATTGGCGCAATGGAGGGGATTTTGGATATCCATGTCGTTTCTGATGAATACAAGCTGGTTTCTAAAAAATGGAAAGCCAAGCCTACTAGTGTTGACCTTGGTGATGGAATTGCAATCAAAGACGGTGACATGGCCATTATATCCGGTCCTTGTTCCATAGAGTCAGAGGAGCAAATAGAGCGTGTAATTGCCCACCTAAAAGAGAATCAGGTCACCATGATGCGAGGTGGGGTTTTCAAACCAAGAAGCAGCCCTTATGCCTTTAGGGGTTTGGGTATGGAAGGTTTGAAACTTTGGCACCAACATGCAAAGGCAGCTGGGATAAAAATTGTAACAGAAGTCATGCAGGTATCTCAAATTGAAGAAATGCATGATTATGTAGATGTTTTTCAAGTAGGCGCCCGCAACACACAAAACTTTAATTTGCTGGATGAATTAGGGAAAATTGATAAAGCAGTCCTTATTAAAAGAGGGATTTCAGGTACTATAGAAGAATTGCTTCAATCTGCGGAATATGTATTTTCAGGGGGCAACGAGAAACTAATTCTTTGTGAAAGAGGAATCCGTACTTACGAAAGAGCAAGTAGGAATACTTTGGACTTGAATGCCGTTCCAATTCTTAAATCAAAATCACATTTACCTGTTGTAGTAGACCCTTCACATGGTATAGGAATCAGGGATTTTGTACCTCAAATGGCTTTGGCAGGAGTGATGGCAGGAGCAGACGGTATAATCTATGAATCGCATGAATATCCGGATAAAGCCTTTTCTGATGGGCAGCAAACCTTGAATTTTACTCAAAGTAGTGAGTTGATAGGTTATATCAGGAAAATTTTTGAAGTGAGAAAGACTTTTGATTTACATTAA
- a CDS encoding TrmH family RNA methyltransferase, which translates to MEQLDDDELAFLDYLSEYVTPHKKALIDKVLGNRTRYITMVLENIYKPHNASAVLRTADCFGIQDVHLIDGNESYAVNPYVTRGAAQWVDLHKYDNASGNATSECFRQLRQKGYKILATSPREGSLPLSELSIDQPLALVFGNEHEGVSNAAIEAADGLVHIPMKGFTESFNISVSAAICLYALQEKLEGKSVENYFLNKMEKTVLKYRWYQEIVKHSAAHKRAFFKK; encoded by the coding sequence ATGGAGCAATTGGACGATGACGAACTGGCTTTTTTGGACTACTTGTCTGAATATGTGACCCCACATAAAAAAGCTTTGATAGATAAAGTATTGGGGAATAGAACCAGGTACATTACCATGGTTTTGGAAAATATCTACAAGCCTCACAATGCCTCAGCCGTTTTAAGAACGGCTGATTGCTTTGGGATTCAGGATGTCCACCTTATAGATGGCAATGAAAGCTATGCGGTAAACCCTTACGTGACCAGAGGCGCTGCGCAATGGGTAGACTTACATAAATACGACAATGCCTCAGGAAACGCCACATCTGAGTGCTTTCGTCAACTTAGACAAAAGGGCTACAAAATATTAGCTACAAGCCCTAGAGAAGGAAGTTTACCTCTTAGTGAATTGTCCATCGATCAACCATTGGCATTGGTCTTTGGCAATGAACATGAGGGCGTGAGCAATGCCGCCATTGAGGCCGCAGACGGCTTGGTTCATATTCCTATGAAAGGATTCACTGAAAGTTTTAATATTTCCGTGAGTGCTGCCATTTGCCTTTATGCACTCCAAGAAAAGTTAGAAGGTAAGTCAGTCGAAAACTATTTTCTAAATAAAATGGAGAAAACCGTGTTGAAATACCGCTGGTACCAGGAGATTGTCAAACACTCCGCCGCACATAAGCGGGCATTTTTCAAGAAATAA
- a CDS encoding DNA topoisomerase IV subunit B has protein sequence MAGNVQYTEDSIKSLDWKEHIRLRPGMYIGKLGDGSAQDDGIYVLVKEILDNSIDEHMMGNGRTIEVKISEHKVEIRDYGRGIPLGKVVDCVSKINTGGKYDSGAFQKSVGLNGVGTKAVNALSEYFMVQSYREGQTKVAEFNKGELVEDREITKTSERNGTKIIFSPDSSVFKNYHFIPEYLENQIWNYAFLNSGLTINFNGVKYYSQNGLLDLLDRKVDDDSRRYPTIHLKGSDIEMALTHTNQYGEEYYSFVNGQFTTQGGTHLAAFRESIVKSIREFFKKDYDAADIRQGVVAAIAVRVMEPVFESQTKTKLGSQSVGPDGPTLRTFVNDFVKVELDNYLHKHPDTANAILKRILQSERERKEISGIKKLANERAKKANLHNKKLRDCRVHYDDNKAKDEQKNETMLFITEGDSASGSITKSRNVQTQAVFSLRGKPLNCFGMTKKVVYENEEFNLLQHALNIEDGIEGLRYRKIVIATDADVDGMHIRLLIMTYFLQFFPDLVKNGHLFILDTPLFRVRNKKETIYCYTDEERQHAIHKLGKTAEITRFKGLGEISPNEFGGFIGEDIRLEPIILNKETKIADLLGFYMGKNTPTRQEFIISRLKVEKDLDLGASEQDNEEEEDEKEVA, from the coding sequence ATGGCAGGAAACGTACAATATACCGAAGACAGTATAAAATCACTTGATTGGAAAGAACATATCCGACTTAGGCCGGGTATGTACATTGGTAAGTTGGGAGATGGTAGTGCACAGGATGATGGAATTTATGTTTTGGTAAAGGAGATCCTTGACAATAGTATTGATGAACACATGATGGGAAATGGTCGCACCATTGAGGTGAAGATCAGTGAGCATAAGGTGGAAATTAGGGATTATGGTCGAGGAATTCCTTTAGGGAAGGTGGTAGATTGTGTGTCTAAGATCAATACAGGAGGAAAATACGATTCAGGAGCATTCCAAAAATCTGTTGGACTTAATGGAGTGGGTACCAAGGCGGTAAATGCCCTCTCTGAATATTTTATGGTCCAATCCTATAGGGAAGGCCAAACAAAGGTAGCTGAATTTAACAAAGGGGAGTTGGTTGAAGATCGGGAGATAACTAAAACCTCAGAGAGAAATGGAACAAAGATCATTTTCTCTCCTGATTCTTCTGTATTCAAGAACTACCATTTTATTCCAGAATACCTGGAAAATCAAATATGGAATTATGCCTTCTTGAACAGTGGGCTAACCATAAATTTTAATGGGGTAAAATATTACTCTCAAAATGGACTGCTGGATTTATTGGACAGAAAGGTAGATGATGACAGTAGGAGATACCCGACCATACACCTTAAGGGCAGTGATATAGAAATGGCCCTAACCCATACCAATCAGTATGGAGAGGAGTATTATTCTTTCGTAAACGGTCAGTTTACTACACAGGGAGGAACTCACCTGGCAGCCTTTAGGGAGTCCATTGTTAAATCCATAAGAGAGTTCTTTAAAAAGGACTATGATGCTGCAGATATTCGACAAGGAGTGGTGGCTGCCATTGCTGTAAGGGTGATGGAACCAGTCTTTGAGTCACAAACCAAAACCAAGTTGGGTTCTCAGAGTGTAGGACCTGATGGCCCTACCTTACGTACTTTTGTAAATGATTTTGTAAAGGTTGAACTGGACAATTACCTACACAAACATCCGGATACGGCCAATGCCATCCTTAAAAGGATTCTTCAGTCTGAAAGAGAAAGGAAAGAAATATCCGGTATAAAAAAACTGGCCAATGAAAGGGCCAAAAAAGCCAACCTCCACAATAAGAAATTGCGTGATTGTCGGGTGCATTATGACGACAATAAGGCCAAAGATGAACAGAAAAATGAAACCATGCTGTTTATAACGGAAGGGGATTCAGCATCTGGGTCTATTACTAAATCACGTAATGTTCAGACACAAGCTGTGTTTTCTTTGAGAGGTAAGCCGCTAAACTGTTTTGGGATGACCAAAAAGGTTGTTTATGAAAATGAAGAGTTCAACCTTTTACAACATGCATTAAACATAGAGGATGGAATTGAAGGGTTGCGGTATAGGAAAATTGTGATTGCTACTGATGCCGATGTGGATGGTATGCACATCCGCCTACTGATAATGACTTATTTTCTTCAGTTTTTTCCTGATTTGGTCAAAAATGGGCATTTATTTATTCTTGATACCCCACTTTTTAGGGTGAGAAATAAGAAAGAAACCATTTACTGCTATACCGATGAAGAACGTCAACATGCGATTCATAAATTGGGAAAAACAGCAGAAATTACCCGTTTCAAAGGACTTGGTGAAATCTCTCCGAATGAATTTGGAGGGTTTATAGGTGAGGACATACGACTGGAACCAATTATCTTGAACAAAGAAACAAAAATAGCTGACCTGCTTGGCTTTTATATGGGTAAAAATACACCTACTCGTCAAGAGTTTATTATAAGCAGATTGAAGGTGGAAAAAGACCTTGATCTTGGCGCTTCAGAGCAGGACAATGAAGAGGAGGAAGATGAAAAGGAAGTCGCTTAG